TGGCTACCACCGGCACATGGTAGTGCCCCCGCACCGGTGAGTGCGTTATTGTCGGCACTGGTCGTTAAGGCCTCTTTTTATATTTTTCTACGCTTATGGTTAGAATTTTCTCCAGTGTTGGATGTCAGTCATATCGCTTCCTTTTTAGGCTTGCTGGGTGCAGTGGCGGTCGTATGGGGCGGGGTGCAGGCTTTGCGCCAAGTTCGGCTAAAAATGTTGATTGCCTATTCAACGGTTGCTCAATTAGGTTATTTGTTTCTGGCCTTTCCTTTGGCCAGTGTTTACGCTTGGCAAGGTGGATTGTATCTGTTGTTATCCCATGCCTTTGCTAAAGCGGCCATGTTTCTGGCAGCGGGTAATATTATGTATTTTTGCGGGCACGATCGGATCAGTGATTTGGACAGAGTGGCACAGCGTTTGCCTATTACCGTATCCGCTTTTGCTCTGGCTGGAATCAGTATCATGGGCTTGCCTCCTAGTGGTGGTTTTGTGGCAAAATGGCTAATGCTGAATGCTGCACTGGCTACACAACAATGGTGGTATGTGTTGGTGCTAGTGGTAGGCAGTTTATTAGCATCAGCGTATATTTTTAAAGTCATTGGCTATGCTTTTACACAAGCCGCTCAATCGGCTGAAGAAATAAAAACTAAACCTGTCCCTCTGACAATGGAGTGGGCAGCCCTGGCTCTGGCTTTTGTCGCTTTGTTATTGGGGTTGTTCTCAGGTTACCCTCTGGCTTTGATGGATATTGGCTCCCCTTTTTTGTCAGAAATCGCCTCTGGTGGTGTTAAATGAACTGGAATGCCTTATTACCCTTATTGGTGGTACTCAGTTCCTTCCTGGCTGGGCTAATCATTTTCTTTCTGCCTGAAACGCGTCATAAAACACGCATTACCCTGAATCTGCTGGCGGCTGTTTTTAAGTTGGTTTTAGTGGGCATCATGCTTTGGGGTGTTTTTCACGGTCATCAATATGAAACCCGACTGGCTTTTTTGCCGGGCTTAGAACTGGTTTTAAAAGCCGATGCTTTGGCGCTTTTGTTCGTGACCCTATCATCAGGTCTGTGGCTGCTAACGACTATTTATGCCATTGGTTATCTGGAAGGTTCACCACATCGTAGCCGCTTTTTTGGCTTTTTTAGTTTATGTGTCACCTCTGCCGTCGGTGTTGCTCTGGCAGGTAATCTGATCACATTTTTATTATTCTATGAAATGTTAACGCTGGCAACCTATCCATTGATTGTGCATCGCGGTAATGAAGTATCCCGTAAGGCTGGCAAGACCTATCTGATATATACCATGTCGGGTGGTGTGCTATTGTTGATTGGCACGGTATGGCTCTATAGCATCACGGGTACATTGGAATTTACCGCTAGGGGAGTGGTGGCATCATCACTGGATAGCTATGGTCAATCCCTGGTTATTATCTTTGTACTACTAATTTCAGGGCTTGGTGTTAAGGCAGCCTTAATCCCTTTTCATGGCTGGTTGCCTCAGGCAATGGTGGCTCCAGCACCGGTGAGTGCCTTGTTACATGCGGTGGCGGTGGTTAAATCCGGTGCTTTTGGTATTGTTCGGGTGGTTAATGACATCTACGGTGTAGAAGTCGCCAATAATCTAGGTGTCACTATGCCGCTTGCCATCGTTGCGGGAATAACGATTATTTATGGTTCCGTACGGGCTATCTTTCAGGATGATTTAAAGCGTAGACTGGCTTTTTCTACCGTGAGCCAGGTTTCCTATATTGTGTTGGGGATTGCCATTGTCGGGCCCATGGCCACCATTGGTGGCTTGATTCATTTAGTGCATCAGGGGGTGATGAAAATTACCTTGTTTTTCTGTGCAGGTAATCTGGCAGAA
This genomic window from sulfur-oxidizing endosymbiont of Gigantopelta aegis contains:
- a CDS encoding complex I subunit 5 family protein, translating into MWPQKSILLGMVTAVSIVLGTAGLLWQLITLGVQRYTLGGWAAPLGIDLYVDGLSLLMLIITALVGLGISSYSIDYFSPVSGAHKASDKNNTENNKAQAFWPLWLFLWAALNALFLSADIFNLYVTLELLGLSAVALVALAGTRDALSAAMRYLLVSLLGSLFFLFGVALLYHSYGSVDIATLAQQIKPGPIMSIIMALMMSGLLLKTALFPMHFWLPPAHGSAPAPVSALLSALVVKASFYIFLRLWLEFSPVLDVSHIASFLGLLGAVAVVWGGVQALRQVRLKMLIAYSTVAQLGYLFLAFPLASVYAWQGGLYLLLSHAFAKAAMFLAAGNIMYFCGHDRISDLDRVAQRLPITVSAFALAGISIMGLPPSGGFVAKWLMLNAALATQQWWYVLVLVVGSLLASAYIFKVIGYAFTQAAQSAEEIKTKPVPLTMEWAALALAFVALLLGLFSGYPLALMDIGSPFLSEIASGGVK
- a CDS encoding complex I subunit 5 family protein — protein: MNWNALLPLLVVLSSFLAGLIIFFLPETRHKTRITLNLLAAVFKLVLVGIMLWGVFHGHQYETRLAFLPGLELVLKADALALLFVTLSSGLWLLTTIYAIGYLEGSPHRSRFFGFFSLCVTSAVGVALAGNLITFLLFYEMLTLATYPLIVHRGNEVSRKAGKTYLIYTMSGGVLLLIGTVWLYSITGTLEFTARGVVASSLDSYGQSLVIIFVLLISGLGVKAALIPFHGWLPQAMVAPAPVSALLHAVAVVKSGAFGIVRVVNDIYGVEVANNLGVTMPLAIVAGITIIYGSVRAIFQDDLKRRLAFSTVSQVSYIVLGIAIVGPMATIGGLIHLVHQGVMKITLFFCAGNLAETLGIHKISEMDGVGKRMPWTMAAFTIGAFGMMGIPPLAGFISKWYLGVGAVNTGQYWVLWVLVGSSLLNAIYFLPIIYAAWFKPISRAWPDERDFKQLKWKAETAWALLLPPVITALLTLLIGLFASAPFSPLKWVQFITFQEYQP